ATAGTTGGTAAATTTGTATGGTAGAAaggtaaaaatattatacattCCACATTGCCCTTGTGCCTTGAAATTGGGTGGTGAAGCAAATTTCACGCTTGGAACATGCCATGCTTATAATTCCGTGTTACTCACCCAACTAGGATATGTGGATGACATAGGAGATGTGGTTTGAATCTGAATCTCTTTTCTTGGTGGAAATATCGGATTTTTGCATATGCCTTATGAGTTTATGCAAGATTACAAGGTTTGCGCTAAGAATGCTTTCTTTTGGAGTTTAACATTAGCAAGCAACTGTTGAACATTTTGGTGGCTggatcaaatatatatttaaaatcacTTACCAATTTCCCCTCCCCTCGTGTGTTTGTTACATATTTGTGCATGCTGATGTGGTCAGTATCTTGTTCTGCATTGGTATGGTTAATCAAAGCTTGCCAATGAGCTTTGGCCTAGACTgttgggaaaaagaaaattttgaaaatataaccaaCTGGGATAATATGAATGTTGGAGAAATTGCTGTTTCAAAAATATGAGCGTtggaggaaaaaatatttttatgaagtAGTGAAAGGATAAAGAGTGGCTGCATCTTTTGGCTTTGGGGGCATATTGATCTACTTGTCACTTCTATCCATTATTACAAGTGTCATTAGATGCTATTATCTCATGTTTCTATTTTCTGATTGATGCCTAGTGACATATAGAATTTGAGATTCCTGCTAGATGTATGTGAGAGTATACTTGATATTAGGCAAATGATGCTATTGCTATCTATCAGTTGATTTATTTGCTGATGATAATGGGAAATGCGTACTGAACTACCATGCTACGTTTCAAATGATACATAAGACACCTACGATATTTTGGCAGGGTGCAGTGTAGAGAAAGggtagaggaagaggaagagtaGGCATGTCGACCCTAAAAGAGATCCTAACACGACGGCCCTTGGCGGCAACTATCCGGTTGACAGTGCCAGCTGGAGGGGCCAGACCCGCACCACCTGTGGGCCCAGCACTGGGTCAGTACCGACTGAATCTGATGGCCTTTTGCAAGGACTTCAATGCCCGCACTCAAAAGTACAAGCCTGACACCCCTATGGCAGTCACCATCACGGCCTTCAAGGACAACACCTTCGAATTTATTGTCAAATCCCCCTCCGTAACCTGGTACCTCAAGAAAGCAGCTGGAATCGAGTCTGGCAGCTCCCGCCCCAGCCACGTGGTTGCCTCCTCCATTACCCTCAAGCACGTCTATGAGATCGCCAAGATCAAGCAGTCTGATCCTTATTGCCAGTACATGTCCTTGGAGTCTATTTCCAAGTCCATCATTGGGACTGCAAATTCTATGGGGATTAAGGTTGTCAAGGATTTAGATTGACTATGTTAGACATTTATTTTTGACCTTCAAgagttttttcctttcaatttttctttaaaaggtTGGCTTCAGTTGTCATGTTTTATTTTCGGTTGAAGTTGAATGATTTTCTTTTCGTGCTAATTAGTAATGACTTGATAATAAGCAATGGAACTAGTTACTTAAAAATGGAACTATTGTTTGATAACCTTTAAGGAACTAGTGTTTCAAAATGTCTACAAATCATATTTGAAAAATGTGGAAAGAAATTTCTGGCCTTTAGACATTGCTGGGTCTTTTAAAGTGTTACATTGCTTTCATATGATTGTTTAATCTAGAATTGAGGAATTTGGTGACCCACTATACAAATTGAAGTAACTTGAGTAATGTGAAGAATGTAGCTTCAATCATattagcattagcattggaattttccaatgctactctattttaccattctaaaacaccattttatcattataccataccattttacaatacctctaGCAtcttaaaactctatttttattaaaatattattttttaacctttttttattatttctgtcCAATCGTTTTCAGTCTCATTTTCCTGGGCTTTCCAACAGCCAtttttattcctctctctctctcatcctctAGCACTGGTTCAACACACAACATACACACACCCATGATACACCGATCAATCTATCCAAACCCATCACtacacccacacacacaaacacaaacatcaaACCAGCAATAAAgctacacacacaaacacaaaccatcaacagagccacacacacaaaccatcaaaccagttggagccaacaacggccaccacacccaccacccaaGCCACCGATTTGAAACCCACGCCGCCGATTTGAAACCCAGGTCACCgatcaaaaaaatcatcaccggaGCAAGCCCattcaaacccattcaaaaaaaatcatcaccgaagcaaacccattcaaaaaaaatcatcatcggAGCaaactcattcaaaaaaaatcatcaccagagccaccggagcaaacccattcaaacccattcaaaaaatatcatcaccggagccaccggagcaaacccattaaaaaaaaatcatcaccggagcaaacccattcaaaaaacatcatcaccgGAGCCACCGGAGCAagcc
This DNA window, taken from Quercus robur chromosome 2, dhQueRobu3.1, whole genome shotgun sequence, encodes the following:
- the LOC126714366 gene encoding 54S ribosomal protein L19, mitochondrial-like; this encodes MSTLKEILTRRPLAATIRLTVPAGGARPAPPVGPALGQYRLNLMAFCKDFNARTQKYKPDTPMAVTITAFKDNTFEFIVKSPSVTWYLKKAAGIESGSSRPSHVVASSITLKHVYEIAKIKQSDPYCQYMSLESISKSIIGTANSMGIKVVKDLD